Proteins encoded in a region of the Podospora pseudopauciseta strain CBS 411.78 chromosome 6, whole genome shotgun sequence genome:
- the SMC2 gene encoding Structural maintenance of chromosomes protein 2 (EggNog:ENOG503NUZ3; COG:B; COG:D), translating to MRVTELIIDGFKSYAVRTVISGWDESFNSITGLNGSGKSNILDAICFVLGITHLSTVRAQNLQDLIYKRGQAGVTKASVTIVFDNKDKKRSPIGFEEYATISVTRQIVLGGTTKYLINGHRAQQQTVQNLFQSVQLNINNPNFLIMQGRITKVLNMKAVEILAMIEEAAGTRMFEDRRDKAFKTMAKKDLKLQEITELLRDEIEPKLEKLRTEKRAFLDFQQTQNDLERLTRIVVAHDYVVCQEKLKQSGSDLEAKKQRQKDLEASAERLKSEISHLEEDVERVKAQRDKELRKGGKAQALEEAVKKYSNELVRLATVIDLKRTSLAEEEERKIQAEKAVTELEATLQEKTKAYEKTKAKYDTAKDAVEKQSQEVESKEELLQTLQTGVASKEGQESGYQGQLQDARNRVTAATTEQEQAKIKIAHLEKRIKEEEPRAKKAKEANAGLLNELEGLKVQAQRLEKELGKLGFQPGSEGELYKQESQLQQIIRNLRQESDALKRKVANIDFNYADPVPNFDRSKVKGLVAQLFTLDKQFIQAGTALEICAGGRLYNVVVDTEVTGTQLLQGGRLRKRVTIIPLNKIAAFKASAQTVATAQKICPGRVDLALSLVGYDEEVSRAMEYVFGNTLICADAETAKKVTFDPNVRMRSITLEGDAYDPSGTLSGGSAPNSSGVLVTLQKLNEITRQLKEAEANLGLLHNHIAREKSKLDQAKKIKQELDLKSHEIKLAEEQISGNSASSIIQDVQNMKETIGQLKESIVEAKQRQVEALADVKRIEKDMKDFDNNKDGKLEELQKTVNSLRASVAKMQTSLKTLQKELQNAQLDSEQVSADLAAAREQVQEIDLAIASQQEELTALASKAETIKTTHDEAQSELDAERRKLSVFDSELKSLEQATRSKTSRIAEEKLELQKLGHQIEKFGKESQSALAHIQALEKEHEWIPDAKDQFGRPGTPYDFRGQNSNISELKATERNLRERSQGLRKKINPKVMNMIDSVEKKEVALKHMMKTVMRDKRKIEETIVSLDDYKKRALEETWRKVNGDFGAIFEELLPGSFAKLDPPEGKTISDGLEVKVCLGKVWKESLTELSGGQRSLIALSLIMALLQFKPAPMYILDEVDAALDLSHTQNIGRLIKTRFKGSQFIVVSLKDGMFQNANRIFRTRFSEGTSMVQALTPADLR from the exons ATGAGGGTGACGGAACTAATTATCGAT GGCTTCAAGTCCTACGCCGTCCGTACCGTAATCTCGGGCTGGGACGAATCCTTCAACTCCATCACCGGCCTCAACGGCTCGGGAAAATCCAATATCCTCGACGCCATCTGCTTTGTCCTCGGCatcacccacctctccaccgTCCGCGCGCAAAACCTCCAGGATCTCATCTACAAGCGCGGCCAGGCCGGCGTGACAAAGGCCAGCGTCACCATTGTGTTCGACAACAAAGACAAGAAGCGATCGCCCATCGGCTTCGAGGAATACGCCACCATTTCGGTAACGCGACAGATCGTGCTGGGGGGCACGACGAAATACCTGATCAATGGCCACCGCGCGCAGCAGCAAACGGTGCAGAACCTGTTTCAGAGTGTAcagctcaacatcaacaaccccaacttcTTGATTATGCAAGGTCGGATTACAAAGGTGCTGAACAtgaaggcggtggagatTCTGGCCATGattgaggaggcggcggggacGAGAATGTTTGAGGATAGGAGGGATAAGGCGTTCAAGACGATGGCGAAGAAGGATCTGAAGCTGCAGGAGATTACAGAGCTGCTGCGGGATGAGATTGAGCCAAAGTTGGAGAAGCTGAGGACGGAGAAGAGGGCGTTTTTGGACTTTCAGCAGACACAGAATGATCTCGAGAGGTTAACGAGGATAGTGGTGGCGCATGACTATGTCGTGTGTCAGGAAAAGCTGAAGCAGTCGGGGTCGGATCTAGAGGCGAAGAAGCAACGGCAGAAGGATCTTGAGGCTTcggcggagaggttgaagagcgAGATTTCACATTTGGAAGAGGATGTGGAAAGAGTAAAGGCGCAGAGGGATAAGGAGTTGAGGAAAGGAGGAAAGGCGCAggcgctggaggaggcggtcaagAAGTACTCGAACGAGCTTGTACGGCTAGCTACGGTGATCGACCTGAAGCGGACCAgtctggcggaggaggaggaaagaaagaTTCAGGCTGAGAAGGCTGTTACCGAGCTGGAGGCGACACTGCAGGAAAAGACCAAGGCGTATGAGAAGACCAAGGCTAAATACGACACAGCGAAGGATGCGGTGGAAAAGCAGAGTCAGGAGGTGGAATCCAAGGAGGAACTGCTACAGACGCTGCAAACCGGTGTTGCATCCAAGGAAGGCCAGGAGAGTGGTTATCAGGGTCAATTACAAGATGCGAGGAACCGGGTGACTGCTGCTACGacggagcaggagcaggccaagatcaagattGCGCATTTGGAGAAGCGGataaaggaggaggaaccgCGAGCAAAGAAGGCCAAAGAGGCAAACGCTGGGCTGTTGAACGAGTTGGAAGGGCTCAAGGTGCAGGCTCAGAGGCTGGAAAAGGAGCTGGGCAAGCTTGGGTTCCAACCAGGGTCAGAAGGCGAGCTGTACAAACAGGAAAGCCAGCTCCAACAGATTATTCGCAATCTGCGCCAAGAGTCGGACGCTCTGAAGCGCAAGGTTGCCAATATTGACTTCAACTATGCGGATCCAGTGCCAAACTTTGATCGCTCCAAGGTCAAGGGTTTGGTGGCTCAGCTGTTCACTCTCGACAAGCAGTTCATTCAGGCTGGTACGGCTCTGGAGATTTGCGCTGGCGGTCGTCTCTACAACGTTGTTGTGGATACTGAGGTTACTGGTACACAGCTCCTACAGGGCGGTAGGTTGCGCAAGCGCGTTACCATCATTCCCCTAAACAAGATTGCTGCGTTCAAGGCCTCTGCTCAGACAGTTGCCACGGCGCAAAAAATCTGCCCGGGGAGGGTCGACTTGGCTTTGTCTCTTGTCGGTTATGACGAGGAGGTCTCGAGGGCGATGGAGTACGTCTTTGGCAACACGCTCATTTGCGCGGATGCCGAGACTGCCAAGAAGGTGACTTTCGACCCTAACGTCAGGATGCGCAGTATTACTCTCGAAGGCGATGCCTATGACCCCTCGGGTACCCTTTCCGGCGGCAGCGCTCCCAACTCCAGCGGTGTCTTGGTGACCCTGCAAAAGCTCAACGAGATCACCAGACAGCTCAAGGAAGCCGAGGCCAACTTGGGCTTGCTTCATAATCACATCGCCCGTGAGAAGTCCAAGCTCGACCAGGCcaagaagatcaagcagGAGCTCGACCTCAAGTCCCACGAGATCAAGCTTGCCGAGGAGCAAATCAGCGGAAACTCTGCTTCGTCCATCATCCAGGATGTCCAAAACATGAAGGAGACGATTGGCCAGCTCAAGGAGTCTATTGTCGAGGCTAAGCAGCGACAGGTGGAGGCCTTGGCTGACGTCAAGCGCATCGAGAAGGACATGAAGGACtttgacaacaacaaggacGGTAAACTGGAGGAACTGCAGAAAACGGTCAACAGCCTCCGTGCTTCGGTCGCCAAGATGCAAACCTCGCTCAAGACTTTGCAGAAAGAGCTGCAAAACGCCCAGCTCGACTCTGAGCAAGTCTCTGCTGACTTGGCCGCCGCCAGGGAGCAAGTGCAGGAGATTGATCTGGCTATTGCCTCGCAGCAGGAGGAACTCACCGCCCTGGCCTCCAAGGCTGAAACGATCAAGACCACCCATGACGAAGCCCAGTCCGAACTTGATGCGGAAAGGCGGAAACTCTCCGTGTTTGACTCGGAGCTCAAGTCTCTTGAACAGGCCACCCGCTCCAAGACCTCGCGCAttgccgaggagaagcttGAGCTTCAGAAGTTGGGCCATCAGATTGAGAAATTCGGCAAGGAGTCACAGTCTGCACTGGCGCATATCCAAGCCTTGGAAAAGGAACACGAGTGGATCCCCGACGCAAAGGATCAGTTTGGTCGTCCCGGCACGCCCTATGATTTTAGGGGACAGAATTCTAATATTTCAGAGCTGAAGGCCACGGAGAGGAACCTGAGGGAGAGGAGCcaggggttgaggaagaagatcaACCCCAAGGTGATGAACATGATCGACAgcgtggagaagaaggaggtggcgCTGAAGCACATGATGAAGACGGTGATGAGGGACAAGAGAAAGATTGAGGAGACGATTGTGAGTCTGGATGACTATAAGAAgagggcgttggaggagacGTGGAGGAAGGTGAATGGGGACTTTGGAGCCATTTTCGAGGAGCTCCTCCCGGGGTCTTTTGCGAAATTAGACCCGCCAGAAGGGAAGACGATTAGTGATGGGTTGGAGGTGAAGGTTTGTCTTGGGAAGGTGTGGAAGGAGAGTCTGACGGAGTTGTCGGGTGGTCAGAG ATCGCTCATTGCACTTAGTCTGATCATGGCGCTGCTGCAGTTTAAGCCGGCGCCGATGTATATTTTGGATGAGGTTGACGCCGCGTTGGATTTGTCGCACACGCAGAACATTGGAAGGCTGATCAAGACGAGGTTCAAGGGGAGTCAGTTTATTGTTGTGAGCTTGAAGGATGGGATGTTTCAGAATGCGAATAGGATTTTTAGGACGAGGTTTAGTGAGGGGACTAGTATGGTGCAGGCTTTGACGCCGGCGGATTTGAGGTGA
- a CDS encoding hypothetical protein (COG:S; EggNog:ENOG503NV4G), giving the protein MDQDPDSVLLRSGPVIDAPGLLLLISTITVFLLPLFIYFPPVPPSQRDALLETHSPIGVKHTKSKKTTTTSPSKTTIDQLWIYPVKSCKGIQLTSSKVLPYGLEFDRLYTFAQLKFPFPLSTNPSSAEDKLQPQESWEFITQRQFPLLATVTVELFSPDPVKARGKPLYSDASIKDSFLLISFPWQEPGLRGVVSWVAAKLARGRGAVPQKQLVLPVSFPSQDEIESQGYEREEVRIWKDVVSALNMEKDLPRELALYLGVSNRLGLFRVDPGRLREVHRCAPGREEAGYQPMTGFQDAYPLHLLNLSSIRDFSAKITKDENLEQDLDARRFRANIIVDGPEENNPPYDEETWKEVCFKKSDDAEGEKSKPAAATFHVSCRTVRCKMPNVNQDSGFRHSVEPDRSLRKLRDVDEGARLKGCLGMQLTPLFDGEEKLESWVEVGMSVEVGERGGHRYINQ; this is encoded by the exons ATGGACCAGGACCCGGACTCGGTGTTGCTGCGGAGCGGCCCAGTCATTGACGCTCCCGGCCTTCTCCTGTTGATTTCCACCATTACCGTTTTCCTCTTGCCTCTGTTCATCTACTTTCCCCCCGTACCCCCATCACAGCGCGATGCACTGCTTGAAACACATTCGCCCATCGGTGTGAAGCACACCAAAAGCAAGAAGACTACtacaacctcaccatcaaAAACCACCATCGACCAGCTATGGATCTACCCAGTCAAGTCATGCAAAGGCATCCAACTCACCTCGAGCAAGGTGCTCCCCTACGGCCTGGAGTTTGACCGCCTCTACACCTTTGCTCAACTCAAATTCCCTTTTCCTCTCAGCACCAACCCATCGTCAGCAGAAGATAAGCTCCAGCCTCAAGAAAGCTGGGAATTCATCACCCAGCGGCAGTTCCCCCTCCTAGCCACCGTCACCGTGGAGCTTTTCAGCCCGGACCCGGTCAAAGCCCGAGGTAAACCGCTCTACTCGGACGCCAGCATCAAAGACTCATTTCTCCTCATCAGCTTCCCCTGGCAAGAGCCAGGCCTCCGCGGGGTCGTCAGCTGGGTGGCCGCCAAGCTCGCACGGGGCCGCGGTGCGGTCCCGCAGAAGCAGCTTGTCCTCCCGGTGAGTTTCCCGTCGCAAGACGAGATTGAGTCCCAAGGGTACGAGAGGGAAGAGGTCAGGATCTGGAAGGACGTGGTGTCGGCGCTGAACATGGAAAAGGACCTACCTCGGGAGTTGGCGCTGTACCTGGGGGTGAGCAACAGGCTCGGGCTTTTTCGAGTCGACCCGGGCCGATTGAGAGAGGTGCATAGGTGTGCgccggggagggaggaggcgggttACCAGCCTATGACTGGATTTCAGGATGCT TATCCACTACATCTCCTTAACCTCTCCAGCATCCGCGACTTCAGCGCCAAGATCACTAAAGACGAGAATCTCGAACAAGACTTGGACGCGCGGAGGTTTCGCGCCAACATCATTG TCGACGGTCCCGAggaaaacaaccccccttaTGATGAGGAGACGTGGAAAGAGGTCTGTTTTAAGAAGAGTGATGATgccgagggggagaagagcaagcctgctgctgcaactTTTCATGTGTCGTGCCGGACGGTGAGGTGCAAGATGCCGAATGTGAATCAGGACAGTGGGTTTAGGCATTCGGTTGAGCCGGATAGGAGCTTGAGGAAGCTGAGGGATGTGGATGAGGGGGCGAGGCTGAAGGGGTGTTTGGGGATGCAGTTGACGCCCttgtttgatggggaggagaagttggagagctgggttgaggttgggatgagtgtggaggtgggagagaggggggggcaTAGGTATATTAATCAGTAA